A DNA window from Bacteroides cellulosilyticus contains the following coding sequences:
- a CDS encoding DUF4134 domain-containing protein, protein MFQKFKRMCRKAKKTIMQVSTKVRMLIIALLGGIPAMAQSTAGDYSAGTTALSTVAEEIVKYVPVMVKLCYAIAGVVAIIGAISVYIAMNNEEQDVKKKIMMVVGACLFLIAAAQALPLFFGINA, encoded by the coding sequence ATGTTTCAGAAATTTAAAAGAATGTGCCGAAAGGCAAAGAAAACTATCATGCAAGTTTCCACCAAAGTAAGAATGTTAATCATTGCCCTGTTGGGAGGCATACCTGCTATGGCTCAAAGTACGGCAGGCGATTACTCGGCCGGTACGACAGCTCTATCAACCGTAGCGGAGGAAATTGTGAAATACGTTCCTGTCATGGTCAAACTCTGCTATGCCATTGCTGGTGTCGTGGCCATCATCGGAGCCATTTCGGTGTATATCGCCATGAACAACGAGGAACAGGATGTCAAGAAGAAGATTATGATGGTAGTTGGGGCGTGCCTTTTCTTGATTGCGGCAGCCCAAGCATTACCTCTGTTCTTCGGAATTAACGCATAA
- a CDS encoding helicase HerA domain-containing protein, protein MTLYIILFFIALCTGMALSVYTFGTGGKRKHIFQNIYFSVEDTDGVGVLYTKTGEYSAVLKIENPVQKYSADIDSYYDFTHLFSALAQTLGEGYALHKQDIFVRKQFAKEPEHNQEFLSASYFRYFNGRPYTDSLCYLTITQEAKKSRLFSYDSKKWRDFLVKIYKVRDLLRDSGVQVKFLNKAEASEYVDRYFAMNFKDRTVSMTNVKSDDETVSMGDKRCKVYSLVDVDCAALPSLIRPYTNIEVNNTEMPVDLVSVVDNIPNAETVVYNQIIFLPSQKRELALLDKKKNRHASIPNPSNQMAVEDIKQVQDVIARESKLLVYTHFNMVVGVPADTDLQKCTNHLENAFGRMGIHISKRAYNQLELFVSSFPGNCYSLNEEYDRFLTLSDAAVCLMYKERVQHSEETPIKIYYTDRQGVPVAIDITGKEGKNKLTDNSNFFCLGPSGSGKSFHMNSVVRQLHEQGTDVVMVDTGNSYEGLCEYFGGKYISYTEERPITMNPFRINREEMNVEKKGFLKNLVLLIWKGTQGTVTKTEDRLIEHVITEYYDAYFNGFEGFTPQQREDLRKSLVIDDRNSSEKRHESERERAVRIEGIIDEIEGRRKELKVEELSFNSFYEYSVQRIPDICEENRITGIDLSTYRYMMKDFYLGGNHEKTLNENMDSSLFDETFVVFEIDSIKDDPLLFPLVTLIIMDVFLQKMRIKKNRKVLVIEEAWKAIASPLMAEYIKFMYKTARKFWASVGVVTQEIQDIIGSEIVKEAIINNSDVVMLLDQSKFKERFDTIKTILGLTDVDCKKIFTINRLENKEGRSFFREVFIRRGTTSGVYGVEEPRECYMTYTTERAEKEALKLYKRELQCSHQEAIEAYCRDWNTSGIGKALPFAQKVNEAGCVLNLTTKITS, encoded by the coding sequence ATGACCCTATATATCATTTTATTTTTCATCGCCCTATGTACGGGTATGGCCTTGTCAGTCTATACGTTCGGTACGGGCGGCAAGCGCAAGCACATCTTTCAGAATATCTATTTCTCTGTGGAAGATACAGATGGTGTGGGTGTGCTGTACACCAAGACGGGTGAATATTCCGCCGTCTTAAAAATCGAAAATCCGGTACAGAAGTATTCGGCGGACATTGACAGCTATTACGATTTCACGCATCTATTCTCTGCCCTTGCGCAAACACTGGGCGAAGGATATGCCTTACACAAACAGGACATCTTCGTGAGAAAACAGTTCGCGAAGGAGCCGGAGCATAATCAAGAATTTCTTTCGGCATCGTACTTCCGTTATTTTAATGGGCGTCCGTACACGGACAGCCTTTGCTATCTGACTATCACACAGGAAGCCAAGAAGAGCCGTCTTTTCTCTTACGATAGCAAGAAATGGCGCGATTTCCTCGTGAAGATTTATAAGGTTCGAGACCTACTACGCGACAGCGGTGTACAAGTGAAATTCCTGAACAAAGCCGAGGCAAGCGAATATGTGGACCGTTACTTTGCGATGAACTTCAAAGACCGTACGGTCTCGATGACGAATGTCAAGTCTGACGACGAAACGGTATCTATGGGTGATAAACGCTGTAAGGTGTACAGCCTCGTGGACGTGGACTGCGCCGCACTCCCCTCGCTGATACGTCCCTATACCAATATCGAGGTGAATAATACCGAGATGCCAGTGGATCTTGTCTCGGTGGTGGATAATATTCCGAACGCAGAAACGGTGGTGTACAACCAAATTATTTTCCTGCCCAGTCAGAAGCGTGAACTGGCATTACTCGACAAAAAGAAGAACCGGCACGCAAGCATCCCCAATCCGAGTAACCAAATGGCCGTAGAGGACATCAAGCAGGTACAGGACGTAATAGCCCGTGAAAGCAAACTGCTCGTGTACACGCACTTCAACATGGTGGTGGGCGTGCCTGCCGACACCGACCTTCAAAAATGCACGAATCACTTGGAAAACGCTTTTGGGCGCATGGGCATACATATCAGTAAGCGTGCATACAACCAACTGGAACTGTTCGTCAGTTCATTTCCGGGCAACTGTTACAGCCTGAACGAGGAATATGACCGTTTTCTGACCCTCTCCGACGCTGCGGTATGCCTGATGTACAAGGAACGGGTGCAGCATAGTGAGGAAACGCCGATAAAAATTTATTATACTGACCGTCAAGGTGTTCCGGTAGCTATCGACATCACGGGAAAAGAGGGAAAGAACAAGCTGACCGACAACTCGAATTTTTTCTGCCTGGGGCCTTCGGGCAGCGGAAAGAGTTTCCACATGAACTCCGTCGTGCGCCAGTTGCATGAACAGGGGACGGACGTGGTAATGGTCGATACGGGTAACTCATACGAGGGGCTATGCGAGTATTTCGGCGGCAAGTATATCAGCTATACCGAGGAACGGCCCATCACGATGAATCCGTTCCGCATCAATCGGGAAGAGATGAACGTAGAAAAAAAGGGATTCTTGAAAAACCTCGTCTTGCTTATCTGGAAAGGTACGCAGGGAACGGTCACAAAGACGGAAGACCGTCTGATAGAGCACGTCATCACGGAATATTACGACGCCTACTTCAATGGTTTCGAGGGCTTCACACCCCAACAGCGTGAGGACTTGCGTAAGAGCCTCGTTATTGATGACCGCAACAGCAGTGAGAAGCGGCACGAAAGCGAACGGGAACGCGCGGTCCGCATCGAGGGTATCATTGACGAGATAGAGGGCCGACGCAAGGAACTGAAAGTGGAGGAACTGTCATTCAACTCTTTCTATGAATATTCCGTGCAGCGCATCCCGGATATCTGTGAGGAGAACCGTATCACGGGCATCGACCTCTCGACATACCGCTATATGATGAAGGACTTCTATTTGGGCGGCAACCACGAAAAAACGCTGAACGAGAACATGGACAGCTCGCTGTTCGACGAGACGTTCGTGGTCTTCGAAATCGACAGCATAAAAGATGACCCGCTGCTTTTTCCTTTGGTCACGCTGATTATCATGGATGTTTTCTTGCAAAAAATGCGCATCAAGAAGAACCGCAAAGTCCTTGTCATCGAGGAAGCATGGAAAGCCATCGCCAGCCCGCTGATGGCGGAGTACATTAAATTTATGTACAAAACAGCGCGTAAATTCTGGGCCAGTGTGGGCGTGGTGACACAGGAAATACAAGACATCATCGGCAGCGAAATCGTGAAAGAGGCCATCATCAATAACTCGGATGTGGTGATGCTGCTTGACCAGAGCAAATTCAAGGAACGTTTCGACACCATCAAGACGATTCTTGGCCTAACGGACGTGGACTGTAAGAAAATTTTCACCATTAACCGCCTTGAAAACAAGGAAGGACGCAGCTTCTTCCGCGAGGTGTTTATCCGTCGGGGCACGACCAGCGGTGTTTATGGCGTGGAAGAACCACGCGAGTGCTACATGACTTACACGACCGAACGAGCGGAGAAAGAGGCTCTGAAGCTTTACAAGCGCGAGTTACAATGCAGCCACCAAGAGGCTATCGAGGCATATTGCCGCGACTGGAATACCAGCGGTATCGGCAAGGCATTGCCGTTTGCGCAGAAAGTTAATGAAGCGGGATGTGTACTGAACTTAACCACTAAAATAACATCATAA
- a CDS encoding DUF4134 domain-containing protein — protein MSKAKKILCALCFVPYAAFAKSGSVNYSWGADALATMHDFVVTMMLYVLYICYAVASVFVVVAALQIYIKMNTGEDGVVKSIVSLVGACLFIIGASIVFPAFFGYRI, from the coding sequence ATGTCGAAAGCAAAAAAAATATTATGTGCATTGTGCTTTGTCCCTTATGCGGCATTCGCCAAAAGTGGCAGCGTAAACTACAGTTGGGGTGCAGACGCACTGGCAACGATGCACGACTTCGTGGTGACGATGATGCTGTACGTGCTGTACATCTGCTACGCTGTCGCCTCGGTTTTCGTAGTCGTTGCCGCGCTCCAGATCTATATCAAAATGAACACAGGCGAGGACGGCGTGGTGAAGTCTATCGTATCACTTGTCGGTGCGTGCCTCTTCATCATTGGAGCTTCAATCGTGTTCCCTGCTTTCTTCGGCTACCGCATATAG
- a CDS encoding toprim domain-containing protein, whose translation MTIDEAKRVRIVDFLAQLGHRAQYMKSEQYWYLSPLRKEVTPSFKVNDRLNEWYDFGEATGGDLVELGKYLCGTKSVSEALAYIKRYVNGVSLPRTRALPATSRPVEADMKNLIIVPLRHHALLSYLHSRMIDSDIGRMFCKEVHYELRQRRYFALAFGNISGGYEVRNPYYKGCIKNKDISLIPQSRGEAQSRVCLFEGFMDFLSYLTLKQTDDSAICINAPCDYLVMNSVSNLKRTLTYLQKYTYIHCYLDNDLAGQKTVETIAGMYGRCVYNESNCYAGYKDLNDYLRGKKQ comes from the coding sequence ATGACCATAGACGAAGCAAAACGAGTGCGTATCGTGGACTTTTTGGCCCAGCTCGGCCACCGTGCGCAGTATATGAAATCAGAGCAATATTGGTATCTTTCGCCTCTCAGGAAAGAGGTGACGCCATCGTTCAAAGTCAATGACCGGCTGAATGAATGGTATGATTTTGGCGAGGCTACCGGAGGCGACCTTGTGGAACTGGGTAAGTACCTTTGCGGAACTAAAAGTGTGAGTGAAGCATTAGCATACATCAAACGGTATGTCAATGGTGTGTCGCTGCCGAGAACCCGGGCGTTGCCCGCAACCTCTCGACCAGTGGAAGCCGACATGAAGAATTTGATTATCGTGCCGCTGCGACACCACGCACTGCTCTCATATCTCCATTCACGTATGATTGATTCGGATATCGGACGAATGTTCTGCAAGGAAGTCCATTACGAACTGCGCCAGAGACGTTACTTTGCACTGGCCTTTGGCAATATATCCGGTGGATACGAGGTACGAAACCCTTATTACAAAGGATGTATCAAGAACAAGGACATTTCCTTGATACCCCAATCGCGTGGTGAGGCACAGAGCCGTGTCTGCCTATTTGAAGGATTCATGGACTTTCTGTCCTATCTAACCCTAAAACAGACGGACGATAGTGCCATTTGCATTAATGCCCCCTGTGACTACCTTGTTATGAACTCGGTCAGTAATCTGAAAAGGACATTGACGTATTTGCAAAAATACACGTATATTCACTGTTACCTTGACAATGACCTTGCCGGACAAAAGACAGTGGAAACCATAGCCGGGATGTATGGCAGATGCGTCTATAACGAATCAAACTGTTATGCCGGTTACAAAGACCTGAACGACTACTTACGTGGGAAGAAACAATGA